The following proteins come from a genomic window of Metarhizium brunneum chromosome 2, complete sequence:
- the HMGA gene encoding 4-hydroxy-4-methyl-2-oxoglutarate aldolase produces the protein MPPATLARLEQYTACDISDALLKLKVPGAGFIADLNPYSTKSGKDADTLTIAPVSTILFAAKGEVLSEPQPNVPKDTHWSDATEPGTFVVMKQPSGQTNAICGGIMALRMKMRDAKGIIVAGRVRDVQELKSTNLPILAHGLSTVGSGGGSVPWAMQVPLDINGVTVSPGDIAFQDPVNGVVIIPKDKVGQVLEMLPKLIAADDKVKQDVLKGMSVYDAFKLHRGT, from the exons ATGCCGCCCGCTACGCTCGCCCGCCTCGAGCAGTACACTGCATGTGATATCTCAGACGCCCTTCTCAAGCTCAAGGTTCCCGGGGCAGGATTCATCGCAGATCTCAACCCATACAGCACCAAATCGGGTAAGGATGCCGATACCCTAACCATTGCGCCCGTGTCCACCATTCTGTTCGCCGCCAAGGGCGAGGTTCTCTCCGAACCACAGCCAAACGTCCCCAAAGACACGCACTGGAGCGACGCCACAGAACCGGGTACATTTGTGGTGATGAAGCAGCCCTCTGGCCAGACGAACGCCATCTgcggcggcatcatggccctcCGCATGAAGATGCGAGATGCAAAGGGCATCATTGTCGCCGGCCGCGTCCGAGACGTGCAGGAACTCAAGAGCACCAACCTTCCG ATTCTAGCCCACGGCCTCTCGACAGTCGGGTCCGGGGGCGGCAGCGTCCCGTGGGCCATGCAAGTACCCCTGGACATCAACGGCGTCACCGTGTCCCCGGGAGACATTGCCTTCCAGGACCCCGTCAatggcgtcgtcatcatccccAAAGACAAGGTGGGCCAGGTCCTTGAGATGCTGCCCAAGCTCATTGCCGCGGacgacaaggtcaagcaGGACGTGCTAAAGGGCATGTCGGTGTACGACGCGTTCAAGCTCCACCGGGGTACATGA
- the rid1 gene encoding GTPase-binding protein rid1, translating to MAGQFVRNNPGALGELQQNHQDVAPRSPRKFRDEPRAGAQSPTKSALGKLTFRSNTDKETARMAKSRDPSPDKKPKKTKSGTNLVGLLSRPKSIKNLYKLATEEESRTKDKENMTPVVTPVNERPPPIFAQFTSDRAMRQGSSSENTPIQATKDRPRSFQPPKPHHDLSQSSQSSSPSKTGGRATRPVSLHPGQPPRGKVPFGHGRAKSTVTTPTNTSSELQIDPKDIDQQLEALLDRRNIPENQRYKMRNLADTIKLEFIRQDYAEMQAARADGPGTTGTTGSTSSSEQALVSDSNSPNEDEERPKRSRGRSFTFSRGKKDSSSPAKKSKAESTLGRHFRSRSTDSVASDARPSSSSSFKGSGFLSKIKVQQGPSDYVAYLRKVQKPELVEVGKLHKLRLLLRNETVAWIEDFIQQGGMHEIVGLLNRIMEVEWREEHEDALLHENLLCLKGLATTAKAMEYLNAVQADLFPKLLHMLFDPEKKGPSEFTTRNIITSVLLTYIESAPLVERVIRAKNVLGHLRDKDPEEGQRPLPFVLEMRQERPYRVWCKEVVSVTKEVFWIFLHNLNVVALASDKAARSTAQEGYFASNEDRDGPFGYMLRNFPQERPPVPAAPYVGGVEWDATNYLASHLDLMNAIIACTPSARERNILRAEFRISGWERCLGGSLRICKEKFYGSVHVALRTWVAAAAEDGWDVKDVRFGPPPESRSPKKMGGGQKPKIIEAPPKLEMPKLDFGANQPSKESWL from the exons ATGGCTGGACAATTCGTTCGGAATAACCCTGGTGCCTTGGGTGAGCTGCAGCAGAACCATCAGGATGTCGCTCCTCGCTCTCCAAGAAAATTCCGTGATGAACCTCGAGCTGGTGCCCAGTCACCCACAAAGTCTGCCCTGGGCAAGCTTACATTCCGATCCAATACCGACAAGGAGACGGCGCGGATGGCCAAGTCCCGAGATCCATCGCCagacaagaagcccaagaaaaCCAAGTCGGGAACCAATCTCGTAGGACTGCTGTCACGACCGAAGTCGATCAAGAACTTGTACAAGCTGGCTACTGAAGAAGAGAGCCGAACAAAAGATAAGGAGAATATGACGCCCGTTGTGACACCTGTCAATGAACGACCACCGCCGATTTTCGCCCAGTTCACTTCCGACCGAGCCATGAGGCAGGGGAGCAGTTCTGAAAACACCCCAATTCAAGCTACCAAGGACCGCCCCAGGTCGTTCCAGCCTCCAAAGCCACATCACGATCTTTCACAGTCCTCTCAGTCCTCTTCACCCTCCAAGACGGGCGGTCGTGCTACGCGGCCCGTGTCTTTGCACCCGGGTCAACCCCCTCGTGGTAAGGTTCCtttcggccatggccgcgccaAATCCACGGTCACGACCCCGACGAATACGTCCTCTGAACTGCAAATCGACCCAAAAGATATTGATCAGCAGCTGGAGGCTCTTCTGGATCGTCGGAACATTCCCGAAAACCAGCGATACAAGATGCGTAACTTGGCCGACACCATCAAGCTCGAGTTTATCCGTCAGGATTACGCCGAGATGCAGGCCGCTAGAGCCGATGGGCCCGGAACTACAGGTACGACAGGCAGTACGAGCAGTTCCGAACAGGCCCTTGTCAGCGACTCAAATAGTCCtaatgaggatgaggagagaCCAAAGCGCAGCCGCGGAAGAAGCTTTACCTTTTCCAGAGGCAAGAAGGATTCTAGCTCGCCGGCAAAGAAGTCCAAGGCAGAGTCGACTCTTGGTCGTCATTTCAGAAGCCGATCCACAGACAGTGTCGCTTCTGATGCCcgtccctcctcctcttcgtcgttCAAGGGATCCGGGTTCCTCTCCAAGATCAAGGTTCAGCAAGGCCCGTCTGACTACGTCGCGTACCTCAGAAAGGTACAGAAGCCGGAACTGGTAGAGGTTGGAAAGCTTCACAAGCTACGTCTCTTGTTGCGGAATGAAACTGTGGCGTGGATTGAAGACTTTATACAGCAAGGCGGCATGCACGAGATTGTTGGATTGCTGAACCGTATCATGGAGGTCGAGTGGAG AGAGGAGCACGAGGATGCTTTGTTGCATGAGAACTTGCTGTGTTTGAAGGGCCTCGCCACCACTGCCAAGGCTATGGAATATCTCAATGCTGTTCAAGCGGATCTGTTCCCGAAGCTGTTGCATATGCTCTTCGACCCAGAGAAGAAAGGACCCAGCGAGTTTACTACTCGAAACATTATTACGTCAGTTCTTCTAACATATATAGAGTCTGCTCCACTGGTGGAACGCGTTATCAGAGCCAAGAATGTGCTCGGTCATCTTCGAGATAAGGATCCAGAAGAAGGCCAGCGTCCACTTCCATTCGTCTTGGAGATGAGACAAGAACGACCATACCGGGTTTGGTGCAAGGAAGTGGTCTCTGTGACAAAAGAAGTCTTCTGGATCTTCCTGCACAACTTGAATGTCGTTGCTTTGGCCAGTGACAAGGCGGCACGGTCTACTGCTCAAGAAGGCTACTTTGCTAGCAACGAGGATCGTGACGGCCCTTTCGGATATATGCTGCGCAATTTCCCTCAGGAGCGTCCACCAGTCCCTGCTGCCCCATATGTCGGGGGTGTCGAATGGGATGCGACAAACTACCTCGCTTCTCATCTGGACCTCATGAACGCCATCATCGCTTGCACTCCTTCCGCTCGCGAGCGAAATATCCTGCGAGCCGAGTTCCGCATCTCAGGGTGGGAACGATGCCTCGGCGGCAGTCTCCGTATTTGCAAGGAGAAATTCTACGGCAGTGTACACGTCGCCCTGCGAACGTGGGTTGCCGCTGCAGCCGAAGATGGCTGGGACGTCAAGGATGTCCGGTTCGGTCCTCCTCCCGAGTCGAGGTCTCCCAAGAAGATGGGCGGCGGTCAGAAGCCCAAGATTATTGAAGCACCGCCAAAGTTGGAAATGCCCAAGCTCGATTTTGGGGCCAACCAGCCCTCTAAGGAGTCTTGGCTGTAA
- the HQD2_1 gene encoding Catechol 1,2-dioxygenase: protein MASNGLTNGSSAAPTSRFDPNFTSHVIKTMGPNMTPRNREVLSSLIRHLHDFAREVELTNDEWMTGVHFVNFIGQTSTKTRNEAHRISDVLGLESLVDEIANKIIAEGDIDPTSSSILGPFWSPNAPFRDNGSTIIQNPNPKGRVCKMHGTITDLLTGKPIPGAVFDIWQASANGKYDFQDPENQTPNNLRGKFTADDNGKYWFYCYHPTAYSLPTDGPAYQLLTLMDRHPMRPAHLHIMVTHPEFRGCTTQLYPKDDPWLETDTVFAVKDDLVVDFKPLKGDDKAVLELEYNVVLSPKGYKGKTF from the exons ATGGCATCCAACGGTCTCACAAACGGCTCCTCTGCCGCACCAACCAGTCGCTTCGATCCCAACTTCACCAGTCATGTTATCAAGACCATGGGTCCCAACATGACGCCCAGAAATCGCGAGGTCCTCAGCAGCTTGATCAGACACCTGCACGACTTTGCGCGAGAGGTTGAGCTGACCAATGACGAGTGGATGACCGGCGTTCACTTTGTCAACTTTATCGGACAGACGTCCACCAAGACAAGGAACGAGGCGCACCGAATTTCTGATGTTCTTGGTCTTGAATC cctcgtCGATGAAATCGCCAACAAAATCATCGCCGAAGGCGACATCGACCCAACTTCATCCTCTATCCTCGGGCCCTTCTGGTCCCCGAATGCGCCATTCCGCGACAACGGCAGCACCATCATCCAGAATCCCAACCCCAAGGGCCGCGTGTGCAAGATGCACGGCACCATCACCGATCTCCTCACCGGCAAGCCCAtccccggcgccgtcttcgacATCTGGCAGGCCAGCGCCAACGGCAAATACGACTTCCAGGACCCGGAGAACCAGACCCCCAACAACCTGCGTGGTAAATTCACAGCCGACGACAACGGCAAGTACTGGTTCTACTGCTACCACCCTACGGCCTATTCGTTACCTACCGACGGTCCGGCTTACCAGCTTCTTACCTTGATGGACCGTCATCCCATGCGTCCTGCACACCTTCACATCATG GTGACCCATCCCGAGTTCAGGGGCTGCACCACGCAGCTGTATCCCAAGGACGATCCCTGGCTGGAGACTGACACCGTctttgccgtcaaggacgaCCTTGTGGTCGACTTTAAGCCATTGAAGGGCGATGACAAGGCTGTTCTGGAGCTCGAGTATAACGTCGTCTTGTCACCCAAGGGCTACAAGGGCAAGACTTTCTAA
- the CMLE gene encoding Carboxy-cis,cis-muconate cyclase, giving the protein MPVHHLMVGTWTPPGAIFTFAFDDQKLTVELIKRTPIPEDEPISWMTFDHSKKNIYGAAMKKWSSFAVESPTTITHQASHPMLHQPEASSPSTNTRAIFLLAAKQPPYAVYCNPFYSHAGHGTVFASSPSGALDTAVQHYAYQPDSGIHGMVFDPSETYLYSADLKANKLWVHRRLAEAPSPPQSATLELVGSVECPDARDHPRWVAMHPSGNYLYALMEKGNRLCEYLIDPATHMPVYTHRQYPLIPPGIPDPWTMYRADVCSLSHSGDYLFATSRANAFDLTGYIAAFKLAKNGAIERQICLNPTPTSGGHSNAVAPSDWCDDWVAITDDQEGWLEIYRWQDEFLARVARVRVPEPGFGMNAIWYD; this is encoded by the exons ATGCCCGTCCACCACCTCATGGTCGGCACCTGGACGCCGCCAGGAGCAATCTTCACTTTCGCCTTTGACGACCAAAAGCTCACCGTCGAGCTCATCAAGCGGACACCAATCCCTGAAGATGAACCCATTTCCTGGATGACTTTCGAT CACTCCAAAAAGAACATCTACGGCGCCGCCATGAAGAAATGGTCCAGCTTCGCCGTCGAATCCCCCACAACCATCACCCACCAAGCCTCCCACCCAATGCTTCATCAAC CCGAagcgtcgtcgccgtccacCAACACACgtgccatcttcctcctgGCCGCCAAGCAGCCACCCTACGCAGTATACTGCAACCCGTTCTACAGCCACGCCGGCCACGGCACCGTCTTCGCCTCATCCCCCTCGGGAGCCCTCGACACCGCCGTCCAGCACTACGCCTACCAGCCCGACTCAGGCATCCACGGCATGGTCTTCGACCCGTCAGAAACCTACCTCTACTCCGCAGACCTCAAGGCCAACAAGCTCTGGGTTCACCGGCGCCTGGCGGAAGCGCCCTCGCCCCCCCAGAGCGCGACTCTCGAGCTCGTCGGCAGCGTGGAATGCCCCGACGCCAGAGACCACCCCCGCTGGGTGGCCATGCACCCCTCGGGGAACTACCTGTACGCCCTCATGGAGAAGGGCAACCGGCTCTGCGAGTACCTCATTGATCCCGCGACGCACATGCCCGTCTACACGCACAGGCAGTACCCCCTCATCCCGCCTGGCATTCCCGACCCCTGGACCATGTATCGTGCCGATGTGTGCTCGCTGTCTCACTCGGGCGATTATCTGTTTGCCACCTCGAGGGCAAACGCGTTTGATTTGACAGGCTACATTGCCGCCTTtaagctggccaagaacggCGCCATCGAGAGACAGATATGCCTGAACCCTACACCCACCAGTGGCGGTCACAGCAATGCCGTCGCCCCCAGTGACTGGTGCGATGACTGGGTGGCCATCACCGATGACCAGGAAGGCTGGCTGGAGATTTATCGCTGGCAGGATGAGTTTTTAGCGCGCGTTGCTAGAGTGAGAGTGCCTGAGCCAGGATTCGGCATGAATGCCATTTGGTATGATTGA
- the MAM3 gene encoding Protein MAM3, which yields MALVLLGGAFAGLTIALMGQDSIYLQVVSGDPMEPQYKNAKRVLSLLNKGKHWVLVTLLLANVIVNESLPVVLDRTLGGGVAAVVGSTVLIVIFGEIVPQSICVRYGLPIGGYMSTPVLILMYLMSPVAWPTAKLLDWILGEDHGTVYKKSGLKTLVTLHKSLGELSERLNQDEVTIITAVLDLKDKPVSEVMTPMTDVFTLAEDHVLDEKTMDNILSSGYSRIPIYRSGNATDFVGMLLVKTLITYDPEDRIPVREIPLGAIVETRPETSCLDIINFFQEGKSHMVLVSDHPGSDHGALGVVTLEDVIEELIGEEIVDESDVYVDVHKAIRRLTPAPRARRIHAEAGAAAVGRKPGDGAALVHLAENLDLPEPLVGSPGAMSEGVPERVAKTATFMKRRGSAGPDGTPNNKPVPFKASLDEMKQQLRHLAPSNRAANPRNTRTNVFKIKQGLSVTTFVAGDGNGRPVDGPVLKQDDVTEGDESTPLLNTISLNGGGQENGYGSDKSKKDKAKSKTPERQ from the exons ATGGCCCTCGTGTTGCTTGGCGGGGCTTTTGCTGGCTTAACCATTGC CTTGATGGGGCAAGATAGCATTTATCTTCAAGTCGTGTCTGGCGATCCAATGGAACCGCAATACAAGAATGCCAAGAGAGTGTTGAGCTTGTTGAACAAGGGCAAGCATTGGGTTCTCGTTACTTTGCTCCTCGCCAACGTTATTGTGAACGAATCGTTGCCTGTTGTCCTCGATAGGACATTGGGTGGcggtgttgctgctgttgtcggCAGTACTGTTCTCATTG TCATCTTTGGCGAAATCGTCCCTCAGTCTATCTGCGTCCGCTACGGCCTGCCTATTGGCGGATATATGTCGACACCTGTTCTCATATTAATGTACCTCATGAGTCCTGTTGCGTGGCCAACCGCGAAGCTACTTGATTGGATCCTCGGCGAGGACCATGGCACAGTGTATAAAAAGAGTGGCCTCAAGACCCTAGTGACTCTTCACAAGTCTCTTGGAGAACTGTCCGAGCGACTAAATCAAGACGAAGTGACTATCATCACCGCTGTTCTGGACCTCAAAGATAAACCCGTATCAGAGGTCATGACTCCCATGACTGATGTGTTCACTTTGGCTGAAGATCACGTTTTGGATGAAAAGACAATGGATAATATTCTGTCGTCCGGTTACTCTCGCATCCCCATTTATCGCTCAGGCAACGCTACAGACTTTGTTGGCATGCTCCTCGTCAAGACTCTCATCACATACGACCCGGAAGACAGAATACCTGTCCGAGAAATTCCTCTTGGGGCCATTGTTgagaccagaccagaaaCCAGCTGCTTGgatattattaactttttcCAGGAAGGCAAATCTCACATGGTTTTGGTATCGGATCATCCTGGATCTGATCACGGTGCTTTGGGCGTTGTTACACTGGAGGATGTCATTGAGGAGCTTATCGGAGA GGAAATCGTGGACGAATCAGACGTGTATGTTGATGTACACAAGGCGATTCGGCGTCTGACACCGGCTCCTCGAGCCCGACGCATTCATGCCgaagccggcgccgccgccgtgggccGGAAACCAGGAGATGGCGCAGCCCTGGTTCACCTTGCAGAAAACCTTGATCTTCCCGAGCCCTTGGTTGGCTCACCTGGAGCGATGAGCGAAGGAGTTCCAGAAAGGGttgccaagacggccacctTTATGAAACGGCGCGGCTCTGCTGGACCAGACGGTACACCCAACAACAAACCCGTGCCCTTCAAGGCATCATTAGACGAAATGAAACAGCAACTTCGACACCTGGCTCCCTCGAACCGTGCGGCTAATCCTCGAAATACTCGGACCAATGTGTTCAAGATTAAACAGGGCCTGAGTGTGACAACTTTTGTTGCGGGTGACGGTAATGGCAGACCGGTTGACGGACCGGTGCTTAAACAGGACGATGTCACGGAGGGTGATGAGTCAACACCTCTGCTCAATACGATCAGCTTGAATGGTGGCGGACAGGAGAACGGGTACGGATCCGACAAGTCaaaaaaggacaaggctAAATCCAAAACGCCAGAGCGCCAATGA
- the PGDH2 gene encoding D-3-phosphoglycerate dehydrogenase 2, producing the protein MTPSALLNLTPDSLPARARILVPEKVSSDGLALLTPHYDVDVKLGLSAEEVISLIPSYQGLIVRSETKVTPEVLQAGKKLKVVARAGVGVDNINVPAATTQGIIVINSPAGNILAAAEHTIALLLATARNVGRADGTIKEGKWERSKLVGVEVGRKTLGIVGLGKVGLNVARMAKGLGMQVKAVDPYASADLARQAGVELVPSLKDMLPQVDFLTIHTPLLATTMDLIGEAELKTMKKTARILNVARGGVYNEAALLKGLDEGWIAGAGLDVFTTEPLAPDSVAAQLARHPKTVATPHLGASTVEAQENVSMDVCTQMLEILRGGLPTSAVNAPIILPEEYRKLQPAVQLVEKMGRLYTQHFVKDKGGMIGDRKFELIYHGGLAGMPNTKPLFAALVKGLVASFSDSYVNIVNAALIAKEKGIIINETHVHQSKDMTFSNLVTLKSIADGPTGGKTEQIIEGYASDKRVYISKLDCFNATFSPEGTLIILHNYDEPGKIGGVGMVLGSHGINIRYMQVASLDAEARQGHNTPPTQKDNEALMILGVDGEVDAKVMEGLRKSEGVLDVSLIQL; encoded by the coding sequence ATGACACCCTCTGCCCTCTTAAATCTGACACCAGACTCTCTTCCTGCGAGAGCTCGTATTCTTGTCCCCGAGAAAGTCTCGTCTGACGGCCTTGCTCTGCTTACACCCCATTACGATGTCGATGTCAAGCTGGGACTTTCCGCCGAAGAAGTCATTTCTCTCATCCCTAGCTATCAGGGTCTCATCGTTAGATCAGAAACCAAAGTCACACCAGAGGTGCTGCAAGCaggcaagaagctcaaggtgGTGGCAcgtgctggtgttggtgtcgACAACATCAATGTGCCAGCGGCTACGACGCAGGGCATCATTGTCATCAACTCTCCTGCAGGAAATATCTTGGCAGCCGCCGAGCACACCATTGCCCTGCTGCTAGCGACGGCCAGAAATGTTGGCCGTGCCGACGGGACCATCAAAGAAGGAAAATGGGAGCGAAGCAAGCTTGTTGGAGTGGAGGTTGGTCGCAAGACGCTCGGCATCGTTGGCCTAGGCAAAGTTGGCCTGAATGTTGCCAGAATGGCCAAGGGCTTGGGAATGCAGGTCAAAGCCGTCGACCCCTATGCCAGTGCTGATCTTGCTCGCCAAGCAGGCGTTGAGCTCGTACCAAGCCTCAAGGACATGCTGCCACAGGTTGATTTCCTCACCATTCACACACCGCTGCTGGCAACGACAATGGATTTGATTGGTGAGGCAGAGCTAAAGacaatgaagaagacggctcGGATTCTTAACGTCGCCCGAGGTGGGGTTTACAATGAAGCCGCGCTTCTCAAGGGCCTAGACGAAGGATGGATTGCTGGCGCAGGCTTGGATGTCTTCACCACTGAGCCTCTTGCGCCTGATTCCGTCGCTGCGCAGCTCGCCAGGCATCCCAAGACCGTGGCCACACCACATCTAGGAGCTTCCACGGTGGAAGCACAGGAAAACGTATCCATGGACGTATGCACACAGATGCTTGAGATCCTGCGTGGTGGCCTGCCGACAAGTGCCGTCAATGCCCCCATAATCTTGCCGGAAGAGTACCGGAAGCTTCAACCTGCGGTGCAACTGGTCGAGAAAATGGGACGCCTCTATACCCAGCATttcgtcaaggacaagggagGCATGATTGGCGATCGCAAGTTTGAGCTCATCTATCACGGCGGCCTGGCTGGGATGCCCAATACGAAGCCACTCTTTGCTGCTCTCGTCAAGGGCCTTGTAGCTTCGTTTAGCGACTCCTACGTCAACATCGTTAATGCCGCCCTTATCGCCAAAGAGAAGGGCATTATAATCAACGAGACACACGTACACCAATCGAAAGACATGACTTTTTCAAACCTGGTGACTTTGAAGTCGATTGCCGACGGGCCAACCGGGGGCAAAACAGAGCAAATCATAGAGGGATATGCCTCCGACAAGAGGGTTTATATTTCAAAATTGGACTGCTTCAACGCAACCTTTAGTCCCGAGGGTACTCTGATCATTCTTCACAATTACGATGAACCTGGCAAGATTGGTGGGGTGGGCATGGTCCTCGGCTCTCATGGCATTAACATTCGATATATGCAGGTGGCCAGTCTTGATGCCGAAGCCCGACAGGGTCACAACACGCCTCCGACTCAGAAGGACAATGAGGCTCTTATGATTCTGGGGGTCGATGGCGAAGTTGACGCAAAAGTTATGGAAGGACTGCGCAAGTCAGAAGGTGTTTTGGATGTCAGCTTGATACAATTGTGA
- the glo1_0 gene encoding Lactoylglutathione lyase, with translation MAATTNTNTYKFNHSMIRVKDAKESVKFYEFLGMSLVKKYEFPEAKFDLYFMGYNGPQAVSHGNSHVNREGVVELTHNYGTENDPNYTVNTGNKEPHRGFGHTCISVDNIQAACQRLEDAGYKFQKKLTDGRMKHIAFVLDPDGYWVEIIGQKSLEETENIKETDPNTYRMNHTMIRVKDAEKSLKFYQEVMGMTLIKTAENEAAGFNLYFLGYPGAQGTAQANREGLLELTWNYGTEKDANFKYHNGNDEPQGFGHICVSVDDLDAACQRFEDLKCNWKKRLTDGRMRNVAFLLDPDGYWVEVVQNDKYSDKYSV, from the exons ATGGCGGCCAcaaccaacaccaacacatACAAGTTTAACCACTCGAT GATTCGAGTTAAGGATGCCAAGGAGTCCG TCAAGTTCTACGAGTTCTTGGGCATGTCGCTAGTCAAGAAATATGAATTCCCGGAGGCCAAGTTTGATTTGTACTTTATGGGATACAACGGTCCCCAGGCTGTTTCCCACGGCAACTCCCACGTGAACCGCGAAGGTGTTGTCGAGCTGACTCACAACTACGGCACTGAGAACGACCCCAACTATACCGTGAACACCGGCAACAAAGAGCCGCATCGTGGCTTCGGCCACACCTGCATTAGTGTGGACAACATCCAGGCCGCTTGCCAGCGTCTCGAGGATGCCGGATACAAGTTCCAAAAGAAGCTTACTGATGGCCGGATGAAGCATATTGCCTTTGTTCTGGACCCTGATGGCTACTGGGTCGAAATCATTGGACAGAAATCGTTGGAGGAGACTGAGAATATCAAGGAGACTGATCCAAATACCTACCGAATG AACCATACCATGATTCGCGTCAAAGATGCCGAAAAATCCCTAAAGTTCTATCAAGAGGTCATGGGAATGACGCTCATAAAGACTGCTGAGAATGAAGCTGCCGGATTCAACCTCTACTTCCTCGGATACCCTGGGGCTCAGGGCACTGCTCAGGCTAACCGTGAGGGCTTGCTCGAACTGACATGGAACTACGGCACAGAGAAGGATGCCAACTTTAAGTACCACAATGGCAATGATGAACCCCAGGGTTTCGGGCATATCT GCGTGTCCGTTGATGACCTTGATGCTGCTTGCCAGCGTTTCGAGGATCTCAAGTGTAATTGGAAGAAGCGACTTACAGACGGTCGCATGAGGAACGTGGCATTCTTGCTTGATCCGGATGGCTACTGGGTCGAGGTTGTACAGAATGACAAGTACAGTGACAAGTACAGCGTATAA